Below is a window of Chryseobacterium arthrosphaerae DNA.
TACCAGCTGCGTCAGCTGCATTAAAGTTATCAATCCATTCTTTCAGAACTTCTTTAGGGGTCATAGTCATTTGGGTTTTATTGTTCGGTATTTATCCAGAATTTCTTTTACATTATATATCTGGCTTCAAGAAGAACAAATTATTAATTTAATCATAAAGCTATTAAAAAAAATGTTGTTTAAGGCTTATAATGAGAGCCTTTATTCATTAATTATTGTATCGGAGTAAAAATATTAAAATAAATATAAGGCTTACTGACATCCATGTATATGGTTTCATATAGAAATGAAAAATGCAATGTGACGGAGTTTACAATCCCGTCTAAAAGGGAAGTTTATAAGTTGCAAAATTTTCCTTAAATTTAAGTAAAATTACATCAGATGCAAATAGAAACAAGACCCCTGAACGTTCAGGATTATGATGAACTGGCACAAACAATGAAAAGGGCTTATCCGCAAATGTCCGAATCAATATGGTCTAAGAAAAGTATTGAAAAACTCACGAGAATGTTTCCGGATGGCCAGATTTGTATTACAGTAGACGGAAAACTGGCTGCAGTGGCGCTGTCTATTATTGTGAATTATGACGAATTCGGGGATGATCATACCTATAGTGATATTACTGGAAATTATACCTTCAATACCCACACTTCAAAAGGAAATGTTTTATATGGAATAGAGGTTTTTGTAGATCCCGAATTCAGAGAACTGCGTCTGGGAAGAAGATTGTACGATGCCAGAAAAGAATTGTGCGAATTATTAAATTTAAAATCAATCATTCTGGGCGGAAGAATCCCGAACTATCATAAATACAGCCATGAGCTTTCTCCAAGAGAATATATTCGAAAGGTGAGGGATAAAGAAATTTATGATCCTGTACTGTCTTTTCAGCTTTCAAATAATTTCCTGCCGATCAGAGTACTGAAAAAATACCTTCCCGAAGATGAAGCTTCACAGGAGAATGCAGTTCTTTTGCAGTGGAATAATATCTATTACAGCAAAAACCCGAATACCATGCAGGACAGCATCATCCGCCTGGGATTGGTACAATGGCAGATGAGGCATTTTAAAGATATAGACGCTTTTTATGAGCAGGTGGAATTCTTTGTGAATGTAATGGGAGACTATAAATCAGACTTCGTGCTGTTCCCGGAACTCTTCAACACCCCTCTGCTGGCTCCCTTCAATAACCTTTCGGAAAGAGACAGTATGATAGAACTGGCAAAACTTACTGAAGATATCAAAGAAAGAATTTCAGAGCTGGCCATCAGTTACAACGTGAATATTATTTCCGGAAGTATGCCTGTTTTTGAAAACAATGAATTGTATAATGTGAGCTATCTCCTTCACCGTGACGGCCGTATGGATGAATACAGAAAAATTCATATCACCCCGAATGAAAAGAGATATTACGGAATGAAAGGCGGTAATGAAATCAAAGTATTTGATACCGACTGTGGTAAAATAGGCCTGGTCATCTGTTATGACGTAGAGTTCCCGGAGTTA
It encodes the following:
- a CDS encoding carbon-nitrogen hydrolase family protein, whose translation is MQIETRPLNVQDYDELAQTMKRAYPQMSESIWSKKSIEKLTRMFPDGQICITVDGKLAAVALSIIVNYDEFGDDHTYSDITGNYTFNTHTSKGNVLYGIEVFVDPEFRELRLGRRLYDARKELCELLNLKSIILGGRIPNYHKYSHELSPREYIRKVRDKEIYDPVLSFQLSNNFLPIRVLKKYLPEDEASQENAVLLQWNNIYYSKNPNTMQDSIIRLGLVQWQMRHFKDIDAFYEQVEFFVNVMGDYKSDFVLFPELFNTPLLAPFNNLSERDSMIELAKLTEDIKERISELAISYNVNIISGSMPVFENNELYNVSYLLHRDGRMDEYRKIHITPNEKRYYGMKGGNEIKVFDTDCGKIGLVICYDVEFPELPRILADQGMKILFVPYLTDTQNAYMRVRHCAAARAIENECYVAIAGCVGNLPKVNNMDIQFGQAAVFTPSDFAFPSNAVKGEATPNTEMTLIVDVDLNLLKDLHHNGSVQVMKDRRKDLYDTYLK